One genomic window of Panicum hallii strain FIL2 chromosome 6, PHallii_v3.1, whole genome shotgun sequence includes the following:
- the LOC112898251 gene encoding uncharacterized protein LOC112898251, whose translation MANRSPKGLMCCPCSVCENKKEFRKRETLWNHLALNGFMSNYSLWTKHGEVGVTMEDNEEDDDGDNNLPDWAWVHEAGGFQDEPMDEGEANVAQEEPPDELGQALLDAQKESDTVKEALKFEKMLEDHKRPLFPNCKPEQKKLGTTLEMLKWKATNGVTDKGFIELLKIVKNMLPEGNELPSTTYEAKKMVCPLGLDVQKIHACLNDCILYRGEYENLEACPVCSALRYEIRRDDPGDVDGEPVKKRVPAKLVWYFPIIPRLKRFFKNKDNAKLIRWHKEDRKEDHMIRHPADGSQWRNLNREYPQFDNDPRNIRFALSVDGMNPYGPKEPGNDIDVFLQPLMDDLLLLWKEEGVHVWDEYKQESFNLRALLFVCINDWPALAKLSGQSNMGYMACTHCYDVTDSIYLKHCKNCVYMGHRRFLPTDHPLRTEGKHFKGEPETRRKPLFRNGKRVFSMIKDVKVVFGKGPGSQPVPKDDQGHVPMWKKKSILWNLPYWQVLQRDKGRHYLKPASYNLSKEEKESMFDCLNSIKVPSGYSSNIQGIINVKEKKIQNLKSHDCHVLMTQLLPVILRGVLPENVRLVVVKLCAFMNEISQKAINPNNLIKLQKDIVECLVSFEMVFPPSFFNIMTHLLVHIVTEITILGPVFLHNMFPFERFMAVLKKYVRKRSRPEGCIAKGYGTEEVIEFCVDYLPDLNPIGLPVSHHEGRLKGKVKGKGTLGKKCNVHIPCSEFSQANFTVLQNSSKVAPYIDEHMNIIQGPSITVQQYQGYEINGYTFYTRAQDKKSTNQNSGVRMCIVNSNGEKNNYYGVIEEIWELEYGPIVVPLFRCEWVAGGGVTKDRYGMTIVDFKKIGYKDEPFVLAKDVTQVFYVKDMSSKPKKKSDKTPEADKAGNEPKRLIVLPGKRKVVGVEDISDNSEDYDQIDDLPPFSVDVDPSILLSKEDTPYLRCDHAQGTFIKRKIINVTCGGELAVLHALRRIY comes from the exons atggcaaataggtcgccaaagggtttaatgtgttgtccatgcagtgtttgcgaaaataaaaaggaattccggaaaagagaaactctatggaatcacCTGGCCTTGAATGGTTTCATGAGTAACTATAGCCTTTGGACTAAGCACGGTGAAGTTGGAGTTACGATggaagataatgaagaagatgacgatggtgataacaatcttccagattgggcatgggttcatgaagcaggtggctttcaagatgaaccaatggacgagggtgaagcaaatgttgcacaagaggagccacctgacgagctaggtcaggcgttgcttgatgcacagaaagagagtgacactgtgaaggaggcattaaagtttgagaagatgttggaggatcacaaaaggcCATTGTTCCCTAATTGCAAaccggagcagaagaagttgggtaccacgctagagatgctgaaatggaaggcaactaatggtgtcaccgataagggatttattgagctattaaagattgtaaagaacatgcttcctgagggtaatgaactgccgtcaacaacatacgaagctaaaaagatggtttgccctcttggattggacgtgcagaagattcacgcatgtcttaacgactgcatcctgtatcgcggcgaatacgagaacttggaagcttgtcctgtttgtagcgcattgcggtatgagatcaggcgagatgatccaggtgatgttgatggggagccggtaaagaagagagttcccgcaaagttggtgtggtacttccctataataccacgtctgaagcgctttttcaaaaacaaggacaacgctaagttgatacggtggcacaaagaagaccgtaaggaggatcacatgatcagacacccagcagatgggtcccagtggagaaaccttaaccgagagtatcctcaatttgacaacgacccaaggaatataagatttgctctaagtgtggatggaatgaatccgtacg ggccaaaagaacctggcaacgatattgatgtgttcctgcaacccttgatggatgatctcttactgctctggaaagaagaaggtgtacatgtgtgggatgagtataaacaggagtctttcaacctccgagctttgctttttgtatgcatcaatgattggcctgcacttgcaaaactttcgggacagtcgaacatgggatacatggcctgcacccactgttatgatgtaaccgatagcatttatttgaaacactgtaagaactgcgtatacatgggccatcgccgattccttcctaccgatcaccccctaagaaccgaagggaagcatttcaaaggagagcccgaaactcgtcgtaagcctctgttccgtaatggaaagcgtgtgttctcgatgatcaaggatgtgaaggtagtatttggaaagggtcccggtagccaacctgttccgaaggatgaccagggacatgttccaatgtggaagaagaaatctatattgtggaacctaccttattggcaagtcttacag AGAGACAAAGGACGCCACTATTTAAAACCTGCCAGCTATAATCTgagtaaagaggagaaggaaagcatgttcgattgcttgaacagtatcaaggtcccgtctgggtactcctcaaatatacagggcataataaatgtgaaagagaagaaaatccaaaacttgaagtcccatgactgccacgttctgatgacacaattacttccggttatactgaggggtgttctaccggaaaatgtgagattggtagttgtaaagctttgtgcattcatgaatgaaatttcacagaaagcaattaatccaaataatctaataaagctgcagaaagacattgtcgaatgtcttgtcagctttgagatggtcttcccaccttccttcttcaatattatgacacaccttctagttcatattgtgacagaaataactattctgggtcctgtttttctacacaatatgttccctttcgagaggttcatggcagtattgaagaagtacgtgcgtaaacgttctcgcccagaaggatgcattgctaagggctatggaaccgaggaggtcattgagttttgcgttgactatcttcctgatctcaatccgattgggctccccgtgtcacaccatgaggggcgactaaagggaaaagtaaagggaaaaggcacactaggaaagaaatgtaatgtgcacatcccttgtagtgaattcagccaagcaaacttcacggttcttcagaattcatccaaggtggctccatatattgatgagcacatgaatattataca gggaccatcaatcactgtccagcaataccaagggtacgaaatcaatgggtatacattttatacgagagctcaagacaaaaaaagcaccaaccaaaacagtggtgtccgtatgtgtatagtaaacagtaatggagaaaagaacaactactatggtgtcatagaggagatatgggaacttgaatatggacccatagttgtccctttatttcgttgcgaatgggtggctggaggaggcgtaacgaaggaccggtatgggatgaccatagttgactttaaaaagattggatataaagatgaaccatttgttctagccaaggatgtgacacaagtgttctatgtgaaggacatgtcgagcaaaccgaagaagaagtcagataagacgcctgaagcagacaaggctggaaatgagccgaaacggctcatagttcttccaggaaaaagaaaagttgttggagttgaggatatttcggacaattcggaagattatgaccagattgatgaccttcctccattcTCAGTTGACGTTGACCCTAGCATCCTCTTATCCAAAGAGGACACACCTTACTTACGCTGTGATCACGCTCAGGGCACTTtcatcaaaaggaagattatcaat GTTACTTGTGGTGGTGAACTTGCTGTCCTCCACGCCCTCCGAAGAATCTACTGA